From one Lolium rigidum isolate FL_2022 chromosome 4, APGP_CSIRO_Lrig_0.1, whole genome shotgun sequence genomic stretch:
- the LOC124706233 gene encoding uncharacterized protein LOC124706233 isoform X3, with amino-acid sequence MDYDDTDFQSRSFQLAGEDSSKSPSGLRPFALPKLDIDDQLRFDNLTDSEGFFSVGGHDNSWIDVLSTGSAVDFSSSAAESCSISRTNYVWSDATSTECVEMLLKSVGENEMMGNMDGSAHRQPSGGMDSQIDPSKTQPKSSNSPPDSTVGPAVNDQSQGAHSEEPSANQPQFVDVARSSMDEKAERAAGSALSGRTSSYMLDPIPEKRIASENLSSASKSVPESCPAVANYFEVVHDGASLDNLNVHSAGVDSRTLNSEPFSELAPIQNIYSTGSYRFDQDNHMHANKLAGGVHELQKLTESSDGLLEAITNPVKMLQRSDGTSKSVSASHQPSFSQVEHAAEGLESSVDTSSKLAIEKFGIGEEPSSAKSSQYHPDFKDSSPHPVTPLSTKSSELIQSPNGEQLAHVTGVTKSDGVDDTDINVSKHGPEQHQEPANLKNVVIGDTNMSTGDDSKRGVLEQRQDSADNLNSVAMEEKTIMEEISAISEKSEYSVQSSDDGNDRDLTGTSKDGFNLSGNAAPDNISAGLIHKKNLNISSVNQEGPVKEDHTPALEDESGNQHLVSPNSGSQEKNMAPLSILSSNIVSTTVADTHNATMDKLDCSGGVPSDRSPAGVLDENTLTVSSINHVESFEEGANSSEVGGHNVTSVPGSWGKKPAMSGNSNVNAVSSSQTDPAAKKTQFNEQTSLGSLTTSQTQDKSGDHPDAQKQKCQADRPSAHSDHQEVSYPQNCQIDGPSVQPEHRGNLSTPPSSISSDKAAKAIIETPLNEKDDMSVHIKDIDGSCNDSTCGSPTVISCTEPCLQEGRQEGSAVISHTLTEQSDDKKDPVASADASQSSKECSAKNIQPTLSSEANTAGDDRSFSFEVGDPPKVSEKAHCPAWSPFPISKSAQNTKATTENSKPGSPGNAPRQNTEESKKTSVLETGKEKQSGTKVVQSGGVLSVSSHTGDSTKTKSATLEQEQPQQHSTSASSAVAHQPFTDLQHVQLRAQIFVYGALIQGIPPAEAYMVSAFGESVGGGNCAWEAVWRAAVERFQNQKSPLAGLETPTSSHIGNRVAEKASKGAAGKTEPDGRKGGKIVLPAYTAVPLHSPTFSMSPLASSALNLQRSSHLDFSQAVSPVFTYNSQTRQPTSAATSWFPQGPRAAPWLVPPQNLIFDSSMQPTATSSESAKGPCKNISISEAMPLAVVHEEKQKAPASTKRNRGGAASQKPRKRKKASESPEQQPDIASSQLKTDLAAVTPATKHVPGFTLSTPSPSNVLGSGLIPNASLITSVPNYLGGKSVDRRIIFSEQISGAVEQCMDQDKCASMYSMEALRVSEGVWSQLSTNSMGKLPADVEQKLTSAAAAASAAVSVAKVAAEAAKMATTAALQAKMMAEEALGSSKYFNSLQKRDAGEVDVNNNLSSMLSFTPKSSWKTKDSTHAPGSTISVAREVARKRVEEASAATKRAENLDAILKAAELAAEAVFKAGSIIGMGEPLPFTLGELLEAGPDGYWKSDRVKNKKAENTIDNVVIEELELPSGINKSGRKRGNKSKYDQKLEPSSSVKELQPDGMHSGNGVEENLSAAPFNVITNDTAPSIIWNGIGKESLVEVLADVGGSGAAWFSAKVLDINEHSAFISYEVHSGGPGLCKEWVSLKQEGEKAPQIRLAHPATMSKLKGTRKRHRDTAGNYSWAIGDHVDAWIKNSWREGIISQNCESGETKFVVQFPVGDSVVVDAWTLRPSLVWKDGEWTEWSRARDRKDKSYKGDSPYEKRQRTAVNDHVPIVGEAQGPSKDKMPIIGEAQGPYKDKITNAGTKLREPKPLGLSDRDMIFNIGKSAAESKTTRRPGLQKEGSKVFGVPKPGKMKKFMDVSKQISEGSTSTRFPKQSVPQLRRPRESTLKLDQRAKRVGDMRPRGLKSAKSQNVPGSSAVESSFAFAANAASSSNLVNPTVNLIPEDASVPTPSVPSTKKRPATMDRATRKYVPSMDNNLNRKTSEIPAQASSDSAEPRRSNRKIQPTSRLLEGMQSSLILSKVTGEKVPRTNFRSATSASRGRAHG; translated from the exons ATGGATTATGATGATACCGATTTCCAGAGCCGAAGTTTCCAGCTAGCCGGCGAGGACAGCAGCAAATCCCCATCAGGTCTGCGGCCATTCGCACTGCCGAAGCTTGACATCGACGACCAACTCAGGTTCGATAATTTGACGGACTCCGAGGGGTTTTTCAGCGTGGGAGGGCACGATAACAGCTGGATCGACGTGCTGTCCACCGGAAGCGCCGTTGATTTCAGCTCTAGCGCGGCTGAGTCCTGCTCCATATCCAGGACCAACTATGTCTGGTCGGACGCGACATCCACTGAGTGCGTGGAGATGTTGCTGAAGTCGGTCGGGGAAAATGAGATGATGGGTAACATGGATGGTAGTGCACATCGGCAGCCAAGTGGTGGTATGGATAGTCAGATCGATCCATCCAAGACGCAGCCTAAGTCAAGCAACTCCCCACCAGATAGCACTGTAGGGCCAGCCGTAAATGACCAGTCTCAGGGTGCTCATTCAGAAGAACCTTCGGCGAATCAACCTCAGTTTGTAGATGTTGCACGGTCCTCGATGGATGAGAAAGCTGAACGTGCTGCAGGTTCAGCTTTATCAGGTAGGACGTCAAGCTATATGCTGGACCCTATTCCTGAGAAGCGCATTGCGAGCGAGAACTTGTCTTCTGCTTCCAAAAGCGTACCAGAAAGCTGTCCAGCTGTTGCCAATTACTTTGAGGTGGTTCACGATGGTGCTTCTTTGGACAATCTCAACGTACACTCAGCTGGAGTAGATTCCAGGACGCTCAACAGCGAGCCCTTCTCTGAGTTGGCTCCAATTCAGAACATATACTCTACTGGTTCATATCGCTTTGACCAAGACAACCATATGCATGCGAATAAACTTGCTGGAGGAGTGCATGAATTGCAAAAATTGACAGAAAGTTCGGACGGGTTATTGGAGGCCATCACCAATCCAGTTAAGATGCTGCAAAGGAGTGATGGCACTAGCAAGAGTGTCAGTGCCTCGCATCAACCATCTTTTTCACAAGTGGAACATGCAGCAGAAGGCCTTGAAAGTTCAGTTGACACAAGCAGCAAGCTTGCCATTGAGAAGTTTGGTATTGGCGAAGAACCCAGTTCTGCTAAATCTAGTCAGTACCATCCAGATTTCAAAGATTCTAGTCCTCATCCAGTTACTCCCCTGTCAACCAAAAGTAGTGAGTTGATTCAGTCTCCTAATGGAGAACAGCTTGCTCATGTCACTGGAGTTACAAAAAGTGATGGGGTGGATGATACAGATATTAACGTCTCAAAGCATGGACctgagcagcatcaagaacctGCCAATCTAAAAAATGTTGTTATAGGTGATACAAATATGAGCACTGGTGACGACTCAAAACGTGGAGTGCTAGAGCAGCGTCAAGATTCTGCTGATAATCTAAACAGTGTTGCTATGGAAGAAAAAACAATTATGGAGGAAATCTCAGCTATTTCAGAGAAGTCTGAATACTCGGTACAATCTAGTGATGATGGAAATGATAGAGATCTTACTGGTACATCAAAAGATGGGTTTAACTTGTCGGGCAACGCAGCACCTGACAATATTTCAGCTGGTTTAATTCACAAAAAGAACCTAAACATTTCATCAGTAAATCAGGAGGGGCCAGTGAAGGAAGATCATACGCCTGCTTTAGAAGATGAGTCTGGGAACCAGCATTTGGTATCACCTAACTCTGGGTCTCAAGAGAAAAATATGGCACCATTGAGCATTTTAAGCAGCAATATCGTTTCTACCACTGTTGCTGATACACACAATGCAACAATGGATAAACTTGACTGTTCAGGAGGTGTTCCATCCGACCGTTCTCCTGCTGGTGTACTCGATGAAAATACTTTGACGGTCTCCTCAATAAATCACGTGGAGTCGTTTGAGGAAGGTGCTAATTCTTCAGAAGTTGGAGGCCACAATGTAACATCTGTTCCTGGGTCATGGGGAAAGAAGCCAGCAATGTCAGGGAACTCAAATGTCAATGCTGTTTCGAGCAGTCAAACTGATCCTGCTGCAAAAAAGACGCAATTCAACGAGCAGACTTCTTTGGGTAGTTTGACCACGAGTCAGACTCAGGATAAATCAG GTGATCATCCAGATGCTCAGAAACAGAAATGCCAGGCCGACAGGCCTTCAGCACACTCGGACCACCAAGAAGTTTCTTATCCACAAAATTGCCAGATTGATGGACCTTCCGTACAACCTGAGCATCGCGGAAATTTGTCCACACCACCCTCGAGTATCTCATCTGACAAGGCTGCAAAAGCAATCATAGAAACTCCTTTAAATGAGAAGGATGATATGAGTGTGCATATAAAAG ATATCGATGGAAGCTGTAATGATTCTACATGTGGGTCCCCTACAGTGATTAGTTGCACTGAACCCTGTCTCCAGGAAGGTAGACAGGAGGGTAGTGCTGTGATTAGTCACACCCTAACTGAACAATCCGATGATAAAAAAGATCCTGTGGCCTCAGCTGATGCCTCCCAGAGCTCCAAAGAATGTTCTGCCAAAAATATACAACCTACTCTCAGTTCTGAGGCAAATACAGCAGGTGATGATAGAAGTTTCTCGTTTGAGGTTGGAGATCCACCAAAAGTATCTGAAAAAGCTCATTGTCCTGCTTGGAGCCCTTTTCCCATATCTAAGTCTGCTCAAAATACcaag GCCACCACAGAAAACTCTAAACCTGGAAGCCCTGGAAATGCACCGAGGCAAAACACTGAAGAGAGTAAGAAAACATCTGTTCTGGAGACTGGCAAAGAGAAACAATCTGGGACAAAAGTAGTTCAAAGTGGTGGAGTGCTCTCTGTCAGCTCCCATACCGGTGATAGTACTAAAACTAAAAGTGCAACACTAGAGCAGGAGCAGCCACAACAGCATTCAACGTCTGCAAGCAGTG CTGTAGCACACCAACCTTTCACAGATTTACAACATGTGCAGCTACGTGCTCAGATATTTGTTTATGGAGCTCTTAT TCAAGGAATACCACCAGCAGAGGCCTACATGGTGtcagcttttggagagtctg TAGGTGGTGGCAATTGTGCATGGGAGGCAGTTTGGCGGGCTGCTGTTGAGAGATTTCAGAATCAAAAATCACCTTTAGCTGGTTTGGAAACTCCTACAAGCTCACATATag GCAATCGCGTGGCTGAAAAAGCCAGTAAGGGTGCAGCGGGCAAAACTGAACCAGATGGCAGAAAAGGTGGCAAAATTGTATTGCCGGCATATACTGCTGTACCGTTGCACTCACCAACTTTCAGTATGTCACCTCTTGCTAGTTCTGCGCTGAATCTACAACGAAGTTCCCATCTGGATTTTAGCCAGGCTGTATCACCAGTATTCACATATAACTCACAGACGAGGCAACCTACTTCTGCTGCTACATCGTGGTTTCCTCAGGGTCCACGTGCTGCACCTTGGCTAGTTCCACCACAAAATTTAATATTCGATTCATCAATGCAACCAACTGCCACTTCAAGTGAATCTGCAAAGGGACCTTGTAAAAACATATCCATTTCAGAAGCTATGCCCTTAGCAGTTGTACATGAAGAGAAACAGAAGGCACCGGCTAGTACTAAGCGTAACAGAGGTGGGGCTGCATCACAAAagccaagaaaaagaaagaaagcttCAGAAAGTCCAGAACAGCAACCTGACATTGCTTCCTCTCAACTCAAAACAGACCTTGCAGCTGTTACTCCTGCCACTAAGCACGTACCAGGCTTCACCTTATCTACTCCTTCTCCAAGTAATGTTCTGGGCAGCGGGCTTATTCCTAATGCAAGTTTGATCACCTCTGTGCCTAACTACCTGGGTGGTAAGAGTGTTGACCGCAGAATAATCTTTTCAGAACAGATCAGTGGTGCAGTAGAGCAATGTATGGACCAAGACAAATGTGCAAGTATGTACTCTATGGAGGCACTTAGGGTCAGTGAAGGTGTATGGAGCCAATTATCCACAAACTCAATGGGGAAATTACCTGCAGACGTAGAACAAAAGCTTActtcagctgctgctgctgcttctgctgCAGTTTCTGTTGCGAAGGTTGCTGCAGAAGCTGCTAAGATGGCGACAACAGCTGCATTGCAGGCGAAAATGATGGCAGAAGAAGCCCTTGGCTCTTCAAAATATTTTAATTCCTTGCAGAAGCGTGACGCTGGCGAAGTTGATGTCAATAACAATCTATCCAGTATGTTAAGTTTCACGCCCAAATCGTCTTGGAAAACAAAAGACAGCACTCATGCCCCAGGCTCCACCATTTCGGTGGCACGAGAGGTTGCTAGAAAGAGGGTTGAAGAGGCATCTGCAGCTACAAAACGTGCAGAAAACTTAGATGCCATACTTAAAGCTGCAGAGCTTGCAGCAGAGGCTGTATTCAAAGCAGGAAGCATCATTGGAATGGGTGAGCCTCTGCCTTTTACTTTAGGTGAGCTATTGGAAGCTGGTCCTGATGGCTACTGGAAGTCCGATAGAGTGAAGAATAAAAAggctgagaacaccattgataacgtGGTAATAGAAGAATTGGAGCTGCCTTCTGGTATTAATAAATCTGGCAGAAAGCGTGGTAATAAATCTAAATATGACCAGAAATTGGAGCCATCTTCTAGTGTCAAAGAATTGCAGCCCGATGGGATGCACTCAG GAAATGGGGTTGAAGAAAATCTATCTGCTGCCCCATTCAATGTCATCACAAATGATACAGCACCAAGCATAATCTGGAATGGTATTGGAAAGGAATCTCTTGTTGAG gttttagctgATGTGGGCGGGTCTGGGGCGGCTTGGTTTTCTGCTAAAGTCCTTGATATAAACGAACATAGTGCGTTCATCAGCTATGAGGTCCACAGTGGAG GACCTGGTCTTTGCAAAGAATGGGTGTCACTGAAGCAGGAGGGGGAGAAGGCACCTCAAATACGCCTTGCCCATCCTGCTACTATGTCTAAATTAAAAGGTACTCGAAAGCGCCACAGGGACACCGCAGGAAATTATTCTTGGGCTATTGGTGATCACGTGGATGCATGGATCAAAAATAG TTGGCGAGAGGGTATTATTTCTCAGAACTGCGAATCTGGTGAAACAAAGTTTGTTGTGCAATTTCCAG TTGGTGATTCTGTAGTCGTTGATGCTTGGACTCTTCGTCCATCACTTGTTTGGAAGGATGGCGAATGGACAGAGTGGTCCCGTGCACGAGATAGGAAAGACAAATCTTATAAG GGTGATTCTCCTTATGAAAAACGCCAACGGACAGCAGTGAATGACCATGTGCCTATCGTTGGAGAGGCACAAGGCCCTTCGAAAGACAAGATGCCCATCATTGGAGAAGCACAGGGCCCTTATAAAGACAAGATCACTAATGCCGGAACAAAGCTAAGGGAGCCAAAACCACTGGGTTTATCTGATAGGGACATGATTTTCAACATCGGAAAAAGTGCAGCTGAGAGTAAAACTACCAGGCGGCCTGGACTGCAAAAGGAAGGCTCAAAGGTCTTCGGTGTCCCAAAACCTGGAAAGATGAAGAAGTTTATGGATGTAAGCAAACAGATTTCTGAGGGTAGTACATCAACAAGATTTCCAAAACAATCAGTACCACAGCTGCGAAGACCACGGGAAAGTACCCTAAAACTCGACCAGAGAGCAAAGAGGGTAGGTGACATGCGACCCAGAGGGCTCAAATCTGCGAAGTCTCAGAATGTCCCAGGCTCTAGTGCTGTTGAAAGCAGTTTTGCTTTTGCGGCTAACGCGGCAAGCTCTTCCAACCTTGTCAACCCTACTGTCAACCTTATACCTGAAGATGCTTCTGTTCCTACACCAAGTGTCCCTAGTACCAAGAAGAGGCCAGCCACTATGGATCGAGCTACAAGGAAATATGTTCCTTCTATGGATAATAACTTGAACAGGAAAACATCTGAAATTCCAGCCCAGGCTAGCTCTGACTCTGCTGAACCCCGACGGTCGAACCGCAAAATTCAACCAACCTCACGG TTGCTTGAGGGCATGCAGAGTTCCCTTATACTCTCCAAAGTTACTGGCGAAAAAGTCCCTAGGACTAATTTCAGGAGTGCTACTTCTGCCTCAAGAG GGAGAGCTCATGGCTGA